Part of the Terriglobia bacterium genome is shown below.
TTGCGGGGAAGGTTTCGGGCTTGGAGCTGACGCTGGATGCGTTCCACCGTCTCCGTTCGCAGCACTGGCACATCCGTTGCTGCCTTCGCGACAAGCAGCCGGCCTTTCCACTCAAGCGTCACCGGTAGTGGCTGCGGCTCGGAGGGCCGGTTCTTCATACGTCGTCTCTTCATTTTGCACCGTTACGCCGTCGCCAAGTCCCTTCTCCTGACGTGAGGAAATGGGCGAATCTTTGGCGTCTTCGATCTCTTCGCTTGCCAGAGGTCATGCTGGAGCTGCATCTTCAGCCAGAATTCCGGCGAGGTGCCGAGTGCGCCGGAGAGCCTTAGCGACATCGCGGCCGAGATGCCGGCGCGTCCGTTCACGATGCGCGACAGGTGTGCCCGTGTCACACGCAGTCGCTGAGCCGCCTCCGCAATGGTCATATCACCGAGATAGTCACGCAAGACTTCTCCCGGATGCGCTGGATTGAAGATCATCCTCAAACCTCCCTAGTGATAGTCCTGGTAATCCACATCGACCGCGTCTTCCCCGGCGAATGCGAATGTCAGCCGCCAGTTGCCGCTCACGCTCACTGACCAATGTCCGGCCAAATCGCCCTTGAGAAGATGAAGGTCGTATCCGGGTGCATTCATGTCCTCGGGTCGGCTCGCAACATCCAGCGCGGTCAATAGTCTTCTAAGCCGCGCAGCATGATTCGGCTGAATACCTGCCTTGGAGCCTGTTTCAGCAAACTTCCGTAGGCCCTTGTGCCGGTAGCTGTGAATCACTCGTATACTGTATGCGTACACTATACATAAAGCAAGCAGTAAGCGTTGCGCCCTGCTCCCCATTCGCGACATCTATCCCGATTACCTAATTTGGGGACGAAGCGTGGTCCGGTTGCTCCTGGCCGGCGTTTTCTACGGGCTGCGGCCGCGCTCCGCCGGATAATCCGCGGCGTCCAGCCAAACACGTCCCGTTTTCGGAATGTTCC
Proteins encoded:
- a CDS encoding HigA family addiction module antidote protein, which produces MRMIFNPAHPGEVLRDYLGDMTIAEAAQRLRVTRAHLSRIVNGRAGISAAMSLRLSGALGTSPEFWLKMQLQHDLWQAKRSKTPKIRPFPHVRRRDLATA
- a CDS encoding type II toxin-antitoxin system RelE/ParE family toxin, which gives rise to MIHSYRHKGLRKFAETGSKAGIQPNHAARLRRLLTALDVASRPEDMNAPGYDLHLLKGDLAGHWSVSVSGNWRLTFAFAGEDAVDVDYQDYH